A genomic window from Melopsittacus undulatus isolate bMelUnd1 chromosome 7, bMelUnd1.mat.Z, whole genome shotgun sequence includes:
- the THNSL2 gene encoding threonine synthase-like 2: MEYISTRGGAGTVGFERTLFSGFASDGGLFMPKHIPSLDRDTLRRWSSLSYPELVKELCSLFIPADLVPRSTLSELVDRAFSRFRHKDVVHLSRLKEGLNVLELWHGVTYAFKDLSLSCTGQLLQYFLEKRQKHVTIVVGTSGDTGSSAIESVRGQKNMDVFVLLPKGLCTQIQELQMTTVIEDNIHIFAAHGNSDEIDVPIKELFADVDFAQKYNLMSLNSVNWSRIMVQIAHHFYAYFQCAPSLDTTPLPVVEIVVPTGGGGNITAGCIAQKMGLPIRLVAVVNTNDIFHRTVQHGDFSVSESVKPTLASAMDIQEPYNMERVLWLLSGSNSHLIKTLMEQFSASKSLKLPEDLHRKLSETLRSCSASDEDITRAMKRCWEENHYQLCPHSAVAAHYHYSHPDSTPRCCLAPASAAKFQDALLLAGLVPQIPPEITALTAMETRSTPLQRGQDWAQALRERIEAAAKRWDAE, encoded by the exons ATGGAGTACATCAGCACACGGGGAGGCGCAGGGACCGTCGGCTTCGAGAGGACCCTCTTCTCCGGCTTCGCATCCGATGGGGGCCTCTTCATGCCCAAGCACATCCCCTCGCTGGATCGGGACACCCTGCGGAGGTGGAGCAGCCTCTCCTACCCGGAGCTGGTGAAGGAGCTGTGCTCCCTCTTCATCCCTGCCGACCTGGTCCCACGGAGCACGCTCAGTG AGCTGGTCGACAGGGCCTTCAGCAGGTTCAGACACAAGGATGTCGTCCATCTGTCCAGGCTGAAAGAAGGGCTGAACGTTTTGGAGCTCTGGCATGGGGTTACTTATGCATTTAAGGACCTGTCCTTGTCCTGTACAGGGCAGCTTTTACAGTACTTCctggagaaaaggcagaagcaCGTCACCATTGTGGTGG GGACTTCAGGGGACACGGGTAGCTCAGCTATTGAGAGTGTGAGAGGGCAGAAGAACATGGACGTCTTTGTTCTGCTGCCCAAGGGGTTGTGCACCCAGATACAAGAGCTCCAGATGACCACCGTCATTGAAGACAACATCCACATCTTTGCTG CTCATGGGAACAGCGATGAGATTGATGTGCCCATCAAGGAACTGTTTGCTGATGTTGATTTTGCCCAAAAATACAATCTGATGAGCTTGAATTCAGTCAATTGGTCCAGGATCATGGTGCAGATCGCTCACCACTTCTATGCTTACTTCCAATGCGCCCCATCCCTGGATACCACCCCGCTACCAGTGGTGGAAATTGTTGTGCcaacaggaggaggaggaaatatCACAg CTGGATGTATTGCCCAGAAAATGGGTCTCCCAATTCGCCTTGTTGCTGTGGTGAACACCAATGACATCTTTCACAGGACTGTCCAACATGGAGATTTCTCAGTGTCAGAGAGCGTGAAGCCTACCTTAGCATCAGCCATGGATATTCAG GAGCCTTACAACATGGAAAGGGTCCTCTGGCTGCTCTCAGGCTCCAACAGCCACCTGATAAAAACACTGATGGAGCAATTCAGCGCATCGAAAAGCCTGAAGCTGCCGGAGGATTTGCACAGGAAG CTCTCTGAGACCTTGCGCTCATGCTCAGCCTCAGATGAGGACATCACACGAGCCATGAAGCGCTGCTGGGAGGAGAATCACTATCAGCTGTGTCCTCactctgctgtggctgctcaCTATCACTACTCACATCCAGACAG cACTCCCCGGTGTTGCTTAGCTCCAGCCTCCGCAGCCAAATTCCAGGATGCCCTGCTCCTAGCCGGCCTGGTTCCCCAGATCCCCCCTGAAATCACTGCCTTAACAGCGATGGAGACCAGGTCTACCCCACTGCAGCGGGGACAGGACTGGGCACAGGCGCTCAGGGAGCGGATTGAAGCTGCAGCAAAGCGGTGGGATGCAGAGTGA